One Paraburkholderia sp. PREW-6R genomic region harbors:
- a CDS encoding chemotaxis protein CheW: MSVYGLVRVGATWIALAADRIVEAVEAPSAYSSVPAQPRAMRGYFLLRGEAIATLDTFGLLHPEEKRSDCARHVVVLREADALFGVEVDAIGNTESVDGDTIIELESGSSPKGGIFPRLLPGEGTSLIGIADVRRLYAATEGMAALARGPRMGVGQSAGRVFTADEGEARQAGQFAIVRCADHLLCVDALSVKAVVPMPPLQQPTPGSQTFLGVAQWAGSDLAVMDLPSVLGLDDSGATDGKYMLVFEHAETLAAFSVDELSELLVAGPGDFKPVPRAAFVRAHLFRGAIATEKEQTALVIDCEALARSEALIRLPRQTPAERGRLSVDVSHVPASTSFIVFCVADQHLAVRTDQISEILARPPVRVAGRCDEESIGLIDWRGSMIELVSMRSVPGCEGSACWKQALIVNVDGHALAFAIDAVITMSGPGEATEVSRITDHATGEGREILTMGQPQRRSYRLVDLSQTVATRFG; encoded by the coding sequence ATGTCCGTGTACGGCCTCGTGCGGGTCGGTGCGACATGGATCGCCCTTGCTGCGGATCGCATCGTCGAGGCCGTTGAAGCACCTTCTGCATACAGCAGCGTACCTGCCCAACCCCGTGCAATGAGGGGCTACTTCCTGCTGCGAGGCGAGGCGATCGCAACACTCGACACCTTCGGCTTGCTCCATCCGGAAGAGAAAAGATCGGATTGTGCCAGGCACGTGGTCGTGCTGCGCGAAGCCGACGCGCTTTTCGGCGTTGAGGTCGATGCGATTGGCAATACGGAGAGCGTCGACGGCGACACCATCATTGAGCTGGAATCAGGCTCGAGCCCGAAAGGCGGCATATTCCCTCGGCTACTGCCCGGCGAAGGCACTTCTCTGATTGGTATTGCAGATGTGCGGCGACTGTACGCGGCGACCGAGGGCATGGCCGCCCTGGCGCGTGGTCCCCGCATGGGTGTTGGGCAAAGCGCCGGGCGCGTCTTCACAGCGGACGAGGGCGAGGCGCGGCAAGCCGGCCAGTTTGCGATCGTGCGGTGCGCTGACCATCTGCTATGTGTGGACGCGTTGAGCGTTAAAGCTGTCGTCCCGATGCCGCCTTTGCAGCAACCGACGCCTGGCAGCCAGACGTTCCTCGGTGTGGCCCAGTGGGCCGGCAGCGATCTCGCCGTCATGGATCTGCCCAGCGTCCTCGGTTTGGACGACTCAGGCGCGACTGACGGCAAATACATGCTTGTCTTCGAGCATGCGGAAACGTTGGCTGCCTTCTCCGTAGACGAGCTGTCCGAGCTGCTTGTTGCCGGACCTGGCGACTTCAAGCCGGTGCCGCGGGCCGCCTTTGTTCGCGCACATCTTTTTAGAGGAGCCATTGCGACGGAAAAAGAGCAGACTGCGCTCGTCATCGATTGCGAGGCGCTTGCGAGGAGTGAAGCCCTGATTCGCCTGCCGCGCCAGACGCCGGCCGAGCGCGGCAGATTGTCTGTCGATGTCTCGCACGTGCCTGCGTCGACATCGTTCATCGTTTTTTGCGTAGCGGACCAGCATCTGGCGGTCAGAACCGACCAGATCTCGGAAATCCTCGCGAGGCCGCCGGTCAGGGTGGCGGGCCGCTGCGACGAGGAAAGCATCGGTCTTATCGACTGGCGAGGCTCGATGATAGAACTTGTCAGCATGCGCTCAGTGCCCGGCTGCGAGGGCAGCGCTTGCTGGAAGCAGGCGCTGATTGTGAATGTCGACGGCCATGCGTTGGCGTTTGCTATTGATGCCGTCATCACCATGTCGGGGCCGGGCGAGGCGACGGAAGTCTCACGCATCACCGACCACGCCACTGGCGAGGGGCGCGAAATCCTCACGATGGGGCAGCCGCAGCGACGCAGCTACCGGCTCGTTGATCTTTCGCAGACTGTGGCAACCCGCTTCGGCTAG
- a CDS encoding MerR family transcriptional regulator codes for MSKSLTIGQVAAALGVSAHTLRYYEQEGLLRAVGRTTAGHRLYSAADLDWLQFVLRLKATGVPIASIKAFSALRAQGDSTYGSRREMLTEHRDVVLARIAELQANLAAIVDKIAWYETASTNATRHDDSFPPHQQE; via the coding sequence ATGTCGAAATCGCTAACGATCGGTCAGGTGGCGGCAGCCTTAGGTGTGTCCGCGCACACGCTGCGCTACTACGAGCAGGAGGGCCTGCTGCGTGCAGTAGGGCGAACCACTGCCGGACATCGGCTGTATTCAGCAGCCGATCTGGACTGGCTGCAATTCGTCCTGCGCCTGAAAGCGACAGGAGTGCCCATCGCCTCAATAAAAGCGTTCTCTGCACTACGCGCGCAGGGCGACTCGACGTACGGTTCCCGGCGCGAGATGCTCACTGAACATCGGGACGTGGTTCTCGCACGGATTGCTGAACTGCAGGCCAATCTTGCGGCAATCGTCGACAAGATCGCCTGGTACGAGACCGCATCAACGAACGCAACACGACATGACGACAGTTTCCCACCACATCAACAGGAATAG
- a CDS encoding carboxymuconolactone decarboxylase family protein, giving the protein MDTQVNTTHAHHDRYAQGWQQLRQIDGEVGEKVVAALAPIAPDFGRMLIEFGFGDIYSRPQLDLRAREIATIAALAALGNAQPQLKIHIEAALNVGCTRDEIVEVFIQMALYAGFPAALNALFAAHEVFVAKGMD; this is encoded by the coding sequence ATGGATACCCAGGTCAACACAACGCACGCACACCACGACCGATACGCGCAAGGCTGGCAGCAGTTGAGGCAGATCGACGGGGAAGTCGGCGAGAAGGTAGTCGCGGCGCTCGCGCCAATCGCTCCCGACTTTGGCCGCATGCTGATCGAATTTGGCTTCGGTGACATTTATAGTCGGCCCCAACTCGATCTACGCGCCCGTGAGATCGCGACGATTGCGGCTCTGGCTGCGCTTGGCAACGCTCAACCGCAACTGAAAATCCATATCGAGGCCGCGCTGAACGTCGGCTGCACGCGCGACGAGATCGTTGAAGTGTTCATACAGATGGCACTGTATGCGGGCTTTCCGGCAGCACTGAATGCCTTGTTCGCCGCACATGAAGTGTTTGTCGCGAAGGGTATGGATTAG
- a CDS encoding glutathione S-transferase C-terminal domain-containing protein, which yields MSSKLQLFTSPSAFPNPQRLRLFMYEKGIAAHFDETIYDMTPVGEQRGWRHLKMNPWGETPTLQLADGSFISETAAVVRYLDQSYPGRKIMGETPLEQGLDNMWDNRIWVHILYRIVTAFHVLHTGLGFKLELTKNEAWGEHCRKEALAHAALVNKHLSDGREWLLGGEEPTFADITLATAIAFSKFPVNATPLDERFEFLDAYWKRWQQRPSFKAAYADRQSGIPELDNATV from the coding sequence ATGTCTTCGAAACTTCAACTCTTTACTTCGCCCTCGGCCTTCCCCAACCCGCAACGCCTGCGGCTGTTCATGTATGAAAAAGGCATTGCCGCGCATTTTGACGAGACCATCTACGACATGACGCCGGTCGGCGAACAGCGTGGCTGGCGTCACCTCAAAATGAATCCGTGGGGCGAAACGCCGACGCTTCAGCTTGCTGACGGCAGCTTTATTTCAGAGACCGCTGCCGTTGTTCGATACCTCGACCAAAGCTATCCGGGTCGCAAGATCATGGGCGAGACGCCGCTCGAGCAGGGCTTGGACAACATGTGGGACAACCGCATCTGGGTACACATCCTGTACCGGATCGTCACCGCCTTCCATGTGTTGCACACGGGGCTCGGATTCAAGCTCGAACTGACGAAGAACGAGGCATGGGGCGAGCATTGCCGCAAGGAAGCATTGGCCCACGCCGCGCTGGTCAACAAGCATCTGTCAGACGGCCGCGAATGGCTGCTCGGTGGCGAAGAACCGACCTTCGCAGACATTACGCTGGCAACCGCGATAGCGTTTTCGAAGTTCCCAGTGAACGCTACTCCGCTCGATGAGCGTTTCGAATTTCTCGATGCCTACTGGAAGCGCTGGCAACAACGCCCGAGCTTCAAGGCCGCCTACGCCGACCGCCAAAGTGGCATTCCGGAGCTTGATAACGCTACGGTGTAA
- a CDS encoding TetR/AcrR family transcriptional regulator has product MKNDGSSNSREHILAVATRVAGAHGYGGLNFRDIAAEVGIKAASVYHHFPSKAELGAEVAKRYWEQFSAMLAARLAASNDPLVCLREYPDTFRTALQNDNRMCLCSFMAAEYDDLPDTVKKEVQTFADVNISWLASVLIAAGVVTEEESEERARAIYAAIAGAQLMARSRSDITIYDSLVRNFRKTGLIPG; this is encoded by the coding sequence GTGAAGAATGACGGTAGCTCGAATTCGAGGGAACACATCCTCGCTGTGGCGACCCGGGTCGCGGGGGCCCACGGGTACGGCGGGCTAAATTTTCGTGACATCGCGGCGGAAGTCGGCATCAAAGCGGCCAGCGTTTATCATCACTTTCCCTCCAAGGCCGAGCTGGGCGCCGAGGTGGCGAAACGCTATTGGGAGCAGTTCTCCGCGATGCTTGCCGCGCGATTGGCCGCGTCGAACGACCCGCTCGTATGCCTGCGCGAGTATCCAGATACCTTCCGGACGGCGCTTCAGAATGACAATCGTATGTGCTTGTGCAGTTTCATGGCTGCCGAGTACGACGACCTGCCAGACACAGTCAAGAAGGAAGTTCAGACGTTCGCCGATGTCAACATCAGTTGGCTGGCGAGCGTGCTCATTGCAGCCGGTGTGGTGACAGAAGAAGAGAGTGAAGAACGGGCTCGCGCCATCTATGCGGCTATTGCCGGCGCTCAGCTTATGGCGCGAAGCCGTTCCGACATCACCATTTATGATTCGCTCGTCCGGAACTTCCGTAAGACCGGCCTTATTCCGGGTTAG
- a CDS encoding GNAT family N-acetyltransferase, whose product MTEPISYRRASIDDILTVCELGQILNAVHHQARPDIYANATSEFARDKPHWLSSFQGDDRAMFIAELDSTPVGFITVHVVRPTSPLLQPFTVGRIGSVAVLERARERGIGSKLMKLAEE is encoded by the coding sequence ATGACAGAGCCGATAAGCTATCGACGCGCAAGTATCGACGACATTTTGACCGTCTGCGAACTGGGGCAAATCTTGAATGCGGTCCACCACCAGGCACGTCCTGACATCTACGCAAATGCCACCTCGGAGTTCGCTCGAGACAAGCCGCACTGGCTCTCCAGCTTTCAGGGAGACGATCGAGCCATGTTTATCGCCGAGCTTGACAGCACGCCGGTCGGTTTTATCACCGTCCATGTAGTGCGCCCGACGAGTCCGCTGTTGCAACCGTTCACCGTTGGCCGCATTGGCTCAGTCGCTGTGCTCGAACGAGCGCGGGAACGTGGTATCGGAAGCAAGCTGATGAAACTTGCGGAAGAGTGA
- a CDS encoding SDR family oxidoreductase — MSILLIGASGRTGRLVAEKLHDAAMPFSPLIRNAAKSDAFERFGVRPLIADLSGDFSHVFSGIQTVIYAAGSAETEGLEQERQIDRDAIIRSVDYAKQSGVGLFVVISALLAYAPERSPQALQHYSQMKRESDDYVIASGLDYLVLRPGTLTMEPGVGTIEIVSDADSPRDPVTREDVAEVVVDALKARLVNKVIGFVGGDRPIADALADV, encoded by the coding sequence ATGAGCATTCTGTTAATTGGTGCAAGCGGGAGAACGGGTCGCCTGGTAGCCGAAAAATTGCATGACGCCGCGATGCCGTTCTCCCCGTTGATACGCAACGCGGCAAAAAGCGACGCTTTCGAGCGGTTCGGCGTCCGACCGCTCATTGCCGACCTGTCAGGCGATTTCTCGCATGTATTCAGCGGCATACAGACTGTCATTTATGCTGCCGGCTCGGCAGAAACCGAAGGTTTGGAGCAGGAACGCCAGATCGATCGTGACGCGATCATCAGGTCGGTGGATTATGCGAAGCAGAGCGGCGTGGGCCTTTTTGTCGTTATCAGCGCATTGCTTGCGTACGCGCCGGAACGCTCGCCGCAAGCACTGCAACACTACTCGCAGATGAAGCGCGAGTCGGACGACTACGTGATTGCCAGCGGGCTCGATTACCTTGTGCTGCGCCCCGGCACGCTCACAATGGAGCCGGGAGTTGGAACCATTGAGATCGTGTCGGATGCCGATTCGCCGCGCGACCCGGTGACGCGTGAAGATGTGGCCGAGGTTGTTGTCGATGCACTCAAGGCGCGACTGGTGAACAAGGTTATTGGCTTTGTAGGTGGAGACCGGCCTATTGCGGATGCGTTAGCCGACGTCTAG
- a CDS encoding SDR family NAD(P)-dependent oxidoreductase — translation MTTSPSLPANSRGGRLNGKVALVTGAARGIGRAVALAFAREGASVVGLDIAGRASAIQRYTVPTEADLAETGRLVEQAGGRWRPEVADIRDHSRLQTIVAATERDFGPIGILAAIAGIQSFKPLLELEDVDWQDQLDINLTGTLNCIRAVAPGMVARQHGRIIVTSSTQGRHGMRDGAGYSASKWALLGLMKSAALEFGEFGITVNAVIPGLIDTELTRNESRYIQALKEAKGGKVPEPPLEPKAVEALTQKTPLGVPWIDPDDVAPAYVYLASDDARMLTGAAIDVTGGDSAHNAA, via the coding sequence ATGACGACATCCCCATCCCTACCGGCAAATAGCCGCGGCGGCCGGTTGAACGGCAAGGTCGCGCTCGTGACCGGCGCGGCGCGCGGCATTGGCCGCGCGGTGGCGCTGGCGTTCGCCCGCGAAGGGGCGAGCGTCGTGGGCCTGGACATCGCTGGCCGGGCCAGCGCAATCCAGCGCTACACCGTTCCGACCGAAGCGGACCTCGCTGAAACCGGGCGTCTCGTCGAGCAGGCCGGCGGCCGCTGGCGTCCTGAGGTCGCGGATATCCGCGACCATTCCCGGCTGCAGACCATTGTCGCCGCGACCGAGCGGGACTTCGGTCCTATCGGCATTCTGGCGGCCATCGCGGGGATCCAGTCGTTCAAGCCGCTGCTGGAACTCGAAGACGTGGACTGGCAGGACCAACTGGACATCAACCTTACCGGCACGCTGAACTGTATCCGCGCGGTAGCGCCGGGCATGGTCGCGCGTCAGCACGGTCGGATCATCGTCACATCGTCGACGCAGGGGCGGCATGGTATGCGCGATGGCGCGGGCTATTCGGCGTCCAAGTGGGCGTTGCTAGGTCTGATGAAATCCGCCGCGCTGGAATTCGGCGAGTTCGGAATTACGGTGAATGCGGTGATCCCCGGCCTGATCGATACCGAACTGACGCGTAATGAGAGCCGCTACATTCAGGCGCTGAAGGAGGCGAAAGGGGGCAAGGTGCCCGAGCCGCCGCTTGAACCCAAGGCCGTGGAGGCGCTCACGCAAAAGACACCGCTTGGCGTGCCATGGATCGATCCCGACGACGTTGCACCGGCCTATGTGTACCTCGCCTCAGACGACGCGCGCATGCTGACCGGCGCGGCGATCGATGTGACCGGCGGCGATAGCGCGCACAACGCGGCGTGA
- a CDS encoding 2,4'-dihydroxyacetophenone dioxygenase family protein, producing MNPTTAADQPSALLTLNFHSLPMLKEALGPGVDFQPLFIDAENGIWCIRAQFAPGVVLPAHVHTGPVHAITLSGRWYYAGHEDQPQTPGSYLYEPASGAPHQLVTPADNAGPTEIVFLVFGANINFDDGVFMNIMDAAFIERLAVSLASTQGLGAPKYILSSGAMSTER from the coding sequence ATGAACCCGACAACTGCTGCTGACCAGCCGAGCGCCCTGTTGACGCTCAACTTCCACAGCCTGCCCATGCTAAAGGAGGCGCTTGGTCCAGGCGTCGACTTTCAGCCGCTCTTCATTGATGCGGAGAACGGCATCTGGTGCATACGGGCGCAGTTTGCGCCTGGCGTGGTTTTACCTGCTCATGTTCACACAGGCCCCGTGCATGCAATCACGCTGTCAGGCCGCTGGTACTACGCAGGTCATGAGGATCAACCGCAGACGCCGGGCAGCTACCTGTATGAACCGGCGTCAGGCGCGCCTCACCAACTGGTCACGCCCGCGGACAACGCCGGCCCCACCGAAATCGTGTTCCTCGTCTTCGGCGCCAACATAAACTTCGACGACGGCGTGTTCATGAACATCATGGATGCAGCCTTTATCGAAAGGCTCGCGGTGTCACTGGCATCCACTCAAGGGCTCGGGGCGCCGAAGTACATCCTGAGCTCTGGCGCGATGTCCACGGAGCGATAA
- a CDS encoding SDR family oxidoreductase yields MARAAHAAGAKVVVASRRIAAPVERPDLEDFAQVSLDMRNESSVQAAFDEIGSLDHLVVTAAPDLGTWGAFMDEDMQGVRNYLEGKFLGSWACARHAAPHLRTGGSITFLTGGMATRPKIGFTAVTSTFAAVEALSGSLALELAPTRVNTIRPGFIDTDMWGFLPAEHRDGLRKKVEETFPARRVGKPADIGHAALFLMTNPYVTGTVIEVAGGENLVPSVS; encoded by the coding sequence GTGGCGCGCGCCGCGCATGCAGCGGGCGCGAAGGTGGTCGTTGCAAGCCGCCGCATCGCTGCGCCTGTGGAGCGTCCCGACCTTGAAGATTTTGCGCAGGTCAGTCTGGACATGCGCAACGAGTCGTCTGTGCAAGCGGCGTTCGACGAAATCGGCTCGCTGGACCACCTGGTCGTCACTGCGGCACCCGATCTCGGAACCTGGGGTGCCTTCATGGATGAAGACATGCAAGGCGTGCGAAATTATCTTGAAGGGAAGTTCCTGGGCAGTTGGGCATGCGCCCGCCATGCCGCGCCACATCTGAGAACGGGCGGCTCCATCACCTTCCTGACCGGCGGCATGGCCACTCGGCCAAAAATCGGTTTCACCGCGGTCACTTCGACCTTTGCCGCCGTGGAAGCGCTGTCGGGCTCCCTTGCACTGGAACTCGCGCCGACCCGGGTGAACACGATTCGTCCCGGCTTCATCGACACAGACATGTGGGGCTTCCTGCCGGCCGAGCATCGCGACGGCTTGCGCAAAAAGGTGGAGGAAACATTTCCGGCGCGGCGCGTCGGCAAGCCGGCGGACATCGGCCATGCAGCGCTGTTTCTCATGACCAATCCCTACGTGACGGGGACCGTGATTGAAGTCGCTGGCGGTGAAAACCTGGTGCCGAGCGTTTCATAA
- a CDS encoding LysR family transcriptional regulator: protein MDRFQELTAFVAVVEAGGFTAAARRLGDSQSVVSKSVSALERRLGVQLLNRSTRSVTLTDHGRRYYERTKPLLDEMTQADGELMNSTLELSGLVRIAASATFGRLHVLPLVPTLLALHPKLRLDLILADSVQDLLAEGIDLAIRISPVSSPDAVVKRVTNTSLVCAGSRRYFEQHGTPATPEDLAAHNCIVFNGVENWAFEGPRGKFSVRVSGNVSSNTVETVLSAVEAGIGIGMFHRASLAGMSRDAEVVTVLDSFIRETRDVSLIWPNRKFISARVRQVTEFFASALGDRF, encoded by the coding sequence ATGGATCGATTTCAGGAGTTGACGGCGTTCGTGGCGGTCGTGGAGGCTGGTGGCTTTACCGCCGCCGCGCGACGTCTTGGCGATTCGCAATCGGTCGTCAGCAAATCGGTGAGCGCGCTCGAACGGCGCCTCGGCGTGCAGTTGCTCAATCGCAGCACGCGCAGCGTTACGTTGACCGACCACGGCAGGCGCTACTACGAGCGGACCAAGCCTCTTCTCGACGAGATGACGCAGGCGGATGGCGAACTCATGAATAGCACGCTCGAGCTTTCAGGGCTCGTGAGAATCGCAGCGTCGGCCACGTTCGGCCGACTGCACGTCCTGCCGCTCGTCCCCACATTGCTGGCGCTGCATCCAAAGCTGAGACTCGACCTTATTCTCGCGGACAGCGTGCAGGATTTGCTCGCAGAAGGCATCGATCTGGCCATCCGGATCAGCCCCGTGTCCAGCCCGGACGCCGTGGTGAAGCGCGTGACCAACACGTCACTGGTCTGTGCGGGGTCTCGCCGCTATTTCGAACAACATGGAACGCCAGCGACACCGGAAGATCTGGCCGCGCACAACTGCATCGTTTTCAACGGGGTTGAAAACTGGGCGTTCGAGGGACCGCGCGGAAAATTCAGCGTGCGGGTGAGCGGGAACGTGTCGTCCAATACCGTCGAAACAGTGCTGTCGGCCGTAGAGGCGGGCATCGGCATCGGGATGTTTCATCGCGCCTCCCTCGCAGGTATGTCGCGTGACGCGGAAGTCGTGACTGTGCTTGATAGCTTCATACGGGAAACGCGAGATGTCAGCCTCATCTGGCCGAACCGGAAATTCATTTCGGCGAGGGTACGGCAGGTCACGGAGTTTTTTGCGTCGGCATTGGGAGACCGTTTCTGA
- a CDS encoding ureidoglycolate lyase produces MLNQLSIAVEPLETHRCEPYGWLLGKPVCTDGDVPSFVSPASDFWREHVFDTGTDGTTEILWVVYRNQDTQLASLELHRLTQQAIVPLTAPVVHIVATPLNEIEPDLSSLRAFEIPVGKGLCMRPNIWHTTRVMHSEATCLMLTRPSTTYDLVVHLKTGAPACETVVRTIEHHSLELRPS; encoded by the coding sequence ATGCTGAACCAGCTTTCCATTGCCGTCGAACCGCTCGAAACGCATCGCTGTGAACCGTATGGCTGGCTGCTAGGCAAGCCCGTATGCACGGATGGCGACGTGCCCTCGTTCGTCAGTCCCGCATCGGATTTCTGGCGCGAGCATGTATTCGACACCGGCACGGATGGAACAACGGAAATACTGTGGGTCGTGTATCGCAACCAGGATACGCAACTCGCGTCGCTCGAACTGCATCGTCTGACGCAGCAGGCCATCGTTCCCTTGACGGCACCCGTGGTGCATATCGTCGCGACACCGCTGAACGAGATCGAGCCCGATCTGTCGTCGCTGCGCGCATTTGAGATTCCCGTCGGCAAAGGCCTTTGCATGAGGCCGAACATCTGGCACACAACGCGTGTCATGCACAGCGAAGCCACCTGTCTGATGCTGACGCGTCCGTCGACCACCTATGATCTCGTCGTTCACCTTAAGACGGGCGCACCGGCTTGCGAAACCGTCGTGAGGACCATTGAACACCACTCGCTCGAACTGCGCCCATCCTGA
- a CDS encoding LysR family transcriptional regulator → MNLRFLETFVWLARLRSFRLTAERLHATQAAISSRISALEQELGVRLFERGPKEATLTQDGSKALPFAEQMMTLNQAMLASVGDRSKVSGLLRLGAIESIVHTWLPDLLKHIRDEYPNLVIELTSDTSANLAAQLANGHMDVSFQTAGVSGADMTNVPLGSLPMRWMASPVLNLSAQPLTETELAAYPVIGFARHSMPHEFLASLFAASGDVQAQINCLSSVAAIIRLVVDGFGIAVLPPAFVMRELEAGQLQLLQVTHRVPALPLVAAYRRTPDSLLAESITRLALNVVVNFSLKHGPEFALFPPSDRAVASA, encoded by the coding sequence ATGAATCTGCGCTTCCTCGAAACGTTTGTCTGGCTCGCCCGGCTGCGCAGCTTCCGGCTGACGGCCGAACGCCTGCATGCCACCCAGGCTGCCATTTCCAGCCGGATTTCGGCGCTGGAGCAGGAACTTGGCGTGCGGCTCTTCGAGCGCGGCCCGAAAGAAGCAACGCTCACGCAAGACGGCAGCAAGGCGCTGCCCTTCGCCGAACAGATGATGACGTTGAATCAGGCGATGCTCGCAAGCGTCGGCGATCGTTCGAAGGTGTCGGGACTGCTGCGGCTCGGCGCGATCGAATCCATCGTACATACGTGGTTGCCCGATCTGCTCAAACACATCCGCGACGAATACCCGAATCTGGTGATCGAACTCACCAGCGATACGTCTGCAAATCTCGCCGCGCAACTCGCCAACGGTCATATGGATGTGTCGTTTCAGACAGCGGGTGTGTCCGGCGCGGATATGACCAACGTGCCGCTCGGCAGCCTGCCCATGCGCTGGATGGCAAGCCCGGTGCTCAATCTGTCCGCGCAGCCGCTGACCGAAACGGAACTGGCCGCCTATCCCGTGATCGGCTTCGCGCGCCACTCGATGCCACATGAGTTCCTTGCGAGCCTGTTCGCGGCCAGCGGCGATGTGCAGGCGCAGATCAACTGTCTTTCGTCGGTGGCGGCGATCATCCGGCTGGTTGTCGACGGCTTCGGCATTGCGGTGTTGCCGCCGGCGTTCGTGATGCGCGAACTGGAAGCGGGACAGTTGCAATTGCTTCAGGTTACGCATCGCGTGCCCGCGTTGCCGCTCGTTGCCGCCTATCGGCGTACGCCCGACAGTCTGCTGGCCGAGTCGATCACCCGGCTCGCGCTGAATGTCGTGGTCAATTTCAGCCTGAAGCATGGGCCCGAATTTGCGTTATTTCCACCGTCGGACCGCGCCGTCGCATCCGCCTGA
- a CDS encoding branched-chain amino acid ABC transporter substrate-binding protein: protein MLTAMQAAHAADATPAVVLIGHAAPLTGQLANMGKDSENAARLAIEEINSQHPVIGGKAVRLQLDSQDDAADPRTGTQVAQKFVDEGVVAVVGDINSGVSIPASRIYSEAQLVQISQGSTNPAYTRQGYKTTFRVVATDALQGPALARYALNSLHAKRIAVIDDSTAYGQGLAEEFTKAATADGGTIVAREATNDKATDFRAILTKIKGLRPDVIMYGGSDATAGPLAKQAANLGMTANVLGGDGACTEKMVSLAGDAIGNVVCSEAGLALSRMPKGQEFERRYQARYKVPIDAYAPFAYDAVYIIYEAMKRANSTDRAKILAAIPLTQYDGVIGKVAFDPRGDLKDAAITIYQFKDKKKTVMDVIRM, encoded by the coding sequence ATGCTGACCGCCATGCAGGCGGCCCATGCTGCAGATGCCACGCCCGCTGTCGTGCTGATCGGCCACGCGGCGCCGCTGACAGGACAACTCGCGAATATGGGCAAGGACAGCGAGAACGCCGCGCGTCTCGCCATCGAGGAAATCAATAGCCAGCATCCGGTGATCGGCGGCAAGGCGGTCCGTTTGCAGCTGGATTCGCAGGACGATGCCGCCGACCCACGCACCGGCACGCAGGTCGCGCAGAAGTTCGTCGACGAAGGCGTCGTGGCGGTGGTCGGCGATATCAACTCGGGCGTATCGATTCCCGCATCGCGCATTTATAGTGAAGCGCAGCTCGTGCAGATTTCGCAGGGCTCGACGAATCCCGCCTACACTCGGCAAGGCTACAAGACAACGTTCCGCGTCGTGGCGACAGATGCGCTGCAAGGACCCGCGCTCGCACGCTATGCGCTCAATTCGTTACACGCGAAACGAATTGCGGTGATCGACGACTCGACCGCATACGGACAAGGGCTCGCCGAAGAGTTCACCAAGGCGGCGACGGCCGATGGCGGCACGATCGTCGCGCGAGAAGCGACGAACGACAAGGCTACCGACTTCCGCGCGATCCTCACAAAGATCAAGGGCTTGCGACCCGACGTCATCATGTACGGCGGCTCTGACGCAACGGCTGGCCCGCTCGCGAAGCAGGCTGCGAATCTCGGCATGACAGCGAACGTACTGGGCGGCGATGGCGCATGTACGGAGAAGATGGTGAGCTTGGCGGGCGACGCGATCGGCAACGTGGTGTGTTCGGAAGCAGGTCTTGCGCTGTCGAGAATGCCCAAAGGACAGGAGTTCGAACGTCGCTATCAGGCCCGTTACAAAGTGCCGATCGATGCGTACGCGCCGTTCGCTTACGATGCTGTCTACATCATCTACGAAGCAATGAAGCGCGCCAATTCGACGGATCGCGCAAAAATTCTCGCTGCGATACCGCTCACGCAATATGACGGCGTGATTGGAAAGGTTGCGTTCGATCCGCGCGGCGATCTGAAAGATGCTGCGATCACCATCTATCAGTTCAAGGACAAAAAGAAGACGGTCATGGATGTCATTCGAATGTGA